Proteins encoded together in one Benincasa hispida cultivar B227 chromosome 1, ASM972705v1, whole genome shotgun sequence window:
- the LOC120069913 gene encoding transcription factor bHLH118-like has translation MFPFNDPSHHDYQSHLQNLFSSQLISLPEGSSSDNYLNTDRIQITTQNEERKIMHRDLERERRKQMASLLTNLRSLLPLEFIKGKRTRADIVDEAVNYIEHLRGKISELQVKRYAILKRLNFESSSCDNQCCNNLSSPSCVVIKPYSGGLEIVISNCIMEENFQLSGVMRVLFEQSIQIESCAATKVKERMLHTIQTKVDDSSRIDLHELQQKLYQVCNSE, from the exons ATGTTTCCTTTCAATGATCCCTCTCATCATGATTATCAATCCCATCTCCAGAATCTCTTTTCTTCTCAACTAATTTCACTCCCAGAAGGAAGCAGTAGTGATAATTATCTTAATACCGACAGAATTCAAATTACCACTCAAAATGAAGAGAGGAAGATTATGCACAGAGATCTCGAACGAGAAAGAAGGAAACAAATGGCCTCTCTACTCACCAACCTTCGATCTTTGCTTCCTCTTGAATTTATAAAg GGTAAACGTACGAGGGCTGATATTGTTGATGAGGCTGTGAATTATATTGAACATTTAAGAGGGAAGATCAGTGAGCTTCAAGTTAAAAGATATGCAATATTAAAGAGGCTGAATTTTGAATCTTCAAGTTGCGACAATCAATGTTGCAATAATctttcttctccaagttgtGTTGTAATTAAGCCATATTCAGGTGGGTTGGAGATTGTGATAAGTAATTGCATTATGGaggaaaattttcaactttcagGAGTGATGAGGGTTTTGTTTGAACaaagtattcaaattgaaagttgTGCCGCAACCAAAGTAAAGGAAAGGATGTTGCACACCATTCAGACAAAG gtAGATGATTCAAGCAGGATTGATCTGCATGAACTGCAACAAAAACTATATCAAGTTTGCAACTCTGAGTGA